Proteins from one Halovivax limisalsi genomic window:
- a CDS encoding helix-turn-helix domain-containing protein: MARSMAEQLQQDMECEGLLECIHGLKQLDKECFRVLVESDEPLTIDEVAERVDRERSTAYRSIQRLLQSGFIQKDQINYDQGGYYHVYRPTDPEQIASDMQRKLNDWYAKMGQLIQEFEDKYRTTEDIAAAADG, translated from the coding sequence ATGGCACGGTCTATGGCGGAGCAGCTTCAGCAGGACATGGAGTGTGAGGGTCTGCTGGAGTGTATCCACGGCCTCAAACAGCTCGACAAGGAGTGTTTCAGGGTGCTCGTCGAGAGCGACGAGCCGCTGACGATCGACGAGGTGGCCGAGCGGGTCGACCGCGAGCGCTCGACGGCGTACCGATCGATCCAGCGGCTGCTCCAGAGCGGATTCATCCAGAAGGACCAGATCAACTACGACCAGGGCGGCTACTACCACGTCTACCGCCCGACCGATCCCGAGCAGATCGCGAGCGACATGCAGCGAAAGCTCAACGACTGGTACGCGAAGATGGGCCAGCTCATCCAGGAGTTCGAGGACAAGTACCGGACGACAGAGGACATCGCTGCCGCCGCCGACGGGTAG
- a CDS encoding sulfite exporter TauE/SafE family protein yields MELFGIALTTLLLFVSFGFLVGVLFGFFGMGGSFLVTPALLVMGYDTSVAVGSGMAFVFGTAVIATLKHRDLGQVDYKLGALMVAGTTAGIEVGSILVYSLEDIGLAGSVIGITYVFLLGAIGLFVTYNALASEGSADGGGHHEAADQELDPDDIPDVARKIQSYRVPPMMTLSGGIQVSLWMILGVAFATGLLSGFLGVGGGFIRMPALFYLIGVPVPIAVGTDLFEIVISGGVGSYIYGIEGGVNLTIVAPLLAGSALGARIGSAATSIVDEEDIKIYFGLMLLGGSVAVAFRQVAGPLGMPVLETVAFALIMLSALLVSGAVLYSTITTIRANERAAAAAAD; encoded by the coding sequence ATGGAGCTATTCGGAATCGCGCTCACGACGCTCTTGCTATTCGTGAGCTTCGGGTTCCTGGTCGGCGTCCTGTTCGGCTTCTTCGGCATGGGTGGATCCTTCCTCGTCACGCCGGCACTGCTCGTGATGGGGTACGACACCAGCGTCGCCGTCGGGAGCGGGATGGCCTTCGTCTTCGGGACGGCCGTGATCGCGACGCTCAAACACCGTGATCTCGGGCAGGTGGACTACAAACTCGGCGCCCTGATGGTCGCCGGGACGACGGCCGGCATCGAGGTGGGCAGTATCCTGGTGTACTCCCTCGAAGACATCGGCCTGGCAGGCAGCGTCATCGGCATCACGTACGTCTTCCTGCTGGGTGCGATCGGGCTGTTCGTCACCTACAACGCGCTCGCGTCCGAGGGATCGGCCGACGGCGGCGGCCACCACGAGGCTGCTGACCAGGAGCTCGACCCGGACGACATTCCGGACGTCGCCAGGAAGATCCAGTCCTACCGCGTCCCGCCGATGATGACCCTCTCCGGGGGCATCCAGGTCTCGCTGTGGATGATCCTCGGCGTCGCGTTCGCCACGGGACTCCTCTCGGGCTTTCTCGGCGTCGGCGGCGGCTTCATCCGCATGCCCGCCCTGTTCTACCTGATCGGCGTTCCGGTGCCCATCGCGGTCGGGACCGACCTGTTCGAGATCGTCATCTCGGGCGGCGTCGGTTCCTACATCTACGGGATCGAAGGCGGCGTCAACCTCACGATCGTCGCGCCCCTGCTGGCTGGCAGCGCCCTCGGCGCCCGCATCGGTTCGGCGGCGACCAGCATCGTCGACGAGGAGGACATCAAGATCTACTTCGGGCTGATGCTCCTCGGTGGCTCGGTCGCGGTCGCGTTCCGGCAGGTCGCCGGTCCACTCGGGATGCCCGTGCTAGAGACAGTCGCCTTCGCGTTGATAATGCTCTCGGCATTGCTGGTCAGCGGCGCCGTGCTCTACAGCACGATCACGACCATCCGAGCGAACGAACGAGCGGCCGCAGCCGCCGCGGACTGA
- a CDS encoding DUF7512 family protein, with protein MIDVPTLSPDVQAAVLVAVVLVEAVVLYGGYGLLERIAAPPLIDVIKDV; from the coding sequence ATGATCGACGTACCCACACTTTCGCCGGACGTACAGGCAGCCGTCCTCGTGGCCGTCGTCCTCGTCGAGGCCGTCGTCCTCTACGGCGGGTACGGCCTCCTCGAACGGATCGCGGCACCACCCCTCATCGACGTGATCAAGGACGTATGA
- a CDS encoding universal stress protein, translating to MKAVIATDLSAASEATIHNETCLECLGRIGIDEIHLVTVIPSNVHAGMPGMDFDGRRQRALDRYGEVIETAGFDVEAHVVRGTPHRRITGIAETIGAGLTVVGSRGKSPLENRVIGSTARNLARTTETPLLVNRVERDTEDPDVLESHLFRRMLFATDFSENADHAFGVFSTLQPATREAALVHVLTPKDPELPQETDPSARLAERADRLEAWGIETTTDVRSGDPADEIIAAEAEYEPATILLGSRGHSRLRRLLLGSVSEDIVARAHGNVLIVPPGAQM from the coding sequence ATGAAAGCCGTCATCGCAACCGACCTCTCGGCCGCTAGCGAGGCGACGATCCACAACGAGACCTGCCTCGAGTGTCTCGGACGGATCGGGATCGACGAGATTCACCTGGTCACCGTCATCCCGTCGAACGTGCACGCGGGCATGCCCGGAATGGACTTCGACGGACGTCGCCAGCGGGCGCTCGATCGCTACGGCGAGGTCATCGAGACGGCCGGATTCGACGTCGAGGCACACGTCGTTCGCGGGACGCCCCATCGCCGTATCACGGGCATCGCGGAGACGATCGGAGCCGGCCTCACCGTCGTCGGCTCGCGGGGGAAGAGCCCGCTAGAAAACCGCGTCATCGGGTCGACCGCGCGAAATCTCGCTCGGACGACGGAGACGCCGCTGCTCGTCAACCGGGTCGAACGCGACACCGAAGACCCCGACGTGCTCGAGTCGCACCTGTTCCGCCGGATGCTGTTTGCGACGGACTTCTCCGAGAACGCCGATCACGCCTTCGGAGTGTTCTCGACGCTGCAACCCGCCACCCGGGAGGCCGCGCTCGTTCACGTCTTGACGCCGAAGGACCCGGAACTTCCGCAGGAAACGGATCCGTCGGCGCGCCTGGCCGAGCGTGCCGACCGGCTCGAAGCGTGGGGAATCGAGACGACGACCGATGTTCGGTCCGGCGACCCGGCCGACGAGATCATCGCCGCAGAGGCCGAATACGAACCGGCGACGATACTGCTCGGCTCTCGCGGCCACAGCCGACTTCGCAGACTGTTGCTGGGCAGCGTCTCCGAGGACATCGTAGCTCGCGCGCACGGAAACGTCCTGATCGTGCCGCCGGGCGCGCAGATGTGA
- a CDS encoding cupredoxin domain-containing protein: MSDGFSRRRAVRTGAVGIAITIAGCGSSEDGDDGDGGNGGDGGEGNGSGPIEPGTRIDFDGITAGWEGLAPSAIEGLSNPTLSLVEGEPYEMGWSQGDGATHNIAIYDESDAVVDDLQTDIVSEPGDGQWLEFEASGEMVTYICEVHPTTMIGDIEVQSE; this comes from the coding sequence ATGTCGGATGGGTTCTCTCGGAGGCGGGCGGTACGTACCGGCGCCGTCGGGATCGCGATTACGATCGCGGGCTGCGGGAGCAGCGAAGACGGGGACGACGGTGATGGAGGCAACGGTGGCGACGGCGGCGAGGGCAACGGAAGCGGTCCGATCGAGCCGGGTACGCGGATCGATTTTGACGGCATCACCGCCGGTTGGGAGGGGCTGGCACCCAGTGCGATCGAGGGATTGTCGAACCCGACTCTCTCACTCGTGGAGGGGGAGCCGTACGAGATGGGATGGAGCCAGGGCGACGGCGCGACTCACAACATCGCCATCTACGACGAGTCCGATGCGGTCGTCGACGACCTTCAGACTGACATCGTCTCGGAGCCCGGCGACGGCCAGTGGCTCGAGTTCGAAGCCAGCGGCGAGATGGTCACGTACATCTGCGAAGTTCATCCGACCACGATGATCGGCGACATCGAGGTTCAAAGCGAGTGA
- a CDS encoding ZIP family metal transporter yields the protein MASLVELFVRVVGENPIVQGLAGGIVIAGLNLLGASLIFVWRNPSERALDGALGFAAGVMLAAAFTSLIIPGIEQYSGGDPIPTLVGVVLGAAFLDRADVIVPHAHYLLTGRRRPDVGDPADQSALDAEAERLHRERLAPVILFILAITLHNMPEGLAVGVGFGSGNVENAIALMLAIGIQNIPEGLAVSVAAINAGLDRRIYAVFAGLRAGIVEIPLAVLGALAVATMEPLLPYAMGFAAGAMLFVISDEIIPETHTRGHERIATMGVMAGVIVMLYLDVSLG from the coding sequence ATGGCATCGCTGGTAGAACTCTTCGTCCGCGTCGTGGGCGAGAACCCTATCGTCCAGGGGCTCGCCGGCGGGATCGTCATCGCCGGGTTGAACCTGCTCGGCGCGTCGCTCATCTTCGTCTGGCGGAACCCCTCCGAGCGCGCCCTCGACGGGGCGCTCGGATTCGCCGCCGGCGTGATGCTCGCCGCGGCGTTTACCAGCCTCATCATCCCCGGGATCGAGCAGTACTCCGGGGGCGACCCGATTCCGACGCTCGTCGGCGTCGTCCTCGGCGCGGCGTTCCTCGACCGGGCGGACGTCATCGTCCCGCACGCGCACTACCTCCTGACCGGCCGGCGCCGGCCGGACGTCGGCGATCCAGCCGACCAGTCGGCGCTGGACGCCGAAGCTGAACGGCTTCACCGGGAGCGCCTGGCGCCCGTCATCCTGTTCATCCTGGCGATCACGCTGCACAACATGCCGGAGGGACTGGCCGTCGGCGTCGGCTTCGGCTCCGGTAACGTCGAGAACGCCATCGCCCTGATGCTCGCGATCGGCATACAGAACATCCCGGAGGGCCTCGCCGTCTCGGTCGCCGCGATCAACGCCGGGCTCGATCGACGGATCTACGCCGTTTTCGCCGGGCTACGTGCGGGCATCGTCGAGATCCCACTCGCCGTGCTCGGCGCGCTGGCCGTCGCGACGATGGAACCACTGCTTCCTTACGCGATGGGCTTTGCCGCGGGCGCGATGCTCTTCGTCATCTCCGACGAAATCATCCCCGAGACCCACACCCGCGGCCACGAGCGGATCGCCACGATGGGCGTCATGGCCGGCGTGATCGTCATGCTGTATCTCGACGTGAGTCTGGGGTAA
- a CDS encoding thioredoxin family protein, with the protein MSESLDDERARIREQKKRELQERLETGGNLDDVESDSTGTPTEPIHVDGPDHFSEVVTTHDVVLVDFRADWCGPCQMLEPTIEALAAESDAAVATVDIDAHQGLAQQHGVRGVPTLVLYANGEPAERTSGVQDRATLDRLIGQYT; encoded by the coding sequence ATGAGCGAATCACTCGACGACGAACGCGCTCGCATCCGCGAGCAGAAGAAACGGGAACTCCAGGAGCGCCTCGAAACCGGCGGCAATCTCGACGACGTCGAGAGCGACTCGACAGGGACGCCGACCGAGCCGATCCACGTCGACGGTCCCGATCACTTCTCCGAGGTCGTCACGACGCACGACGTCGTCCTCGTCGACTTCCGCGCGGACTGGTGCGGTCCGTGTCAGATGCTCGAACCCACAATCGAAGCGCTGGCAGCCGAGAGTGACGCCGCGGTCGCGACGGTCGACATCGACGCCCACCAGGGACTGGCCCAGCAACACGGCGTTCGCGGCGTTCCGACGCTCGTGCTCTACGCGAACGGCGAACCCGCAGAGCGCACGAGCGGCGTCCAGGATCGCGCCACGCTCGACCGACTGATCGGTCAGTACACGTAA
- a CDS encoding DUF1684 domain-containing protein, translating into MNQHWKRAIEAQREEKARYFGEHPRSPIPPDERDDFDGLSYFAIDADYRFEVPLDRYDDPEPITVGTSTDGEQTYYRWGEFTVTIDGEPAVIQAYKADPNDDRLWVPFRDETSGDETYGAGRYLDLEPESHRTTDGEWILDFNEAYNPTCAYSDQYECPLPPTENWLDVPIEAGERAYDRQPDRPI; encoded by the coding sequence ATGAACCAACACTGGAAGCGAGCGATCGAGGCCCAGCGCGAGGAGAAGGCGCGGTACTTCGGCGAGCACCCACGCTCGCCGATTCCGCCGGACGAACGGGACGACTTCGACGGGCTGTCGTACTTCGCGATCGATGCCGACTACCGGTTCGAAGTCCCACTCGATCGATACGACGACCCCGAGCCGATCACCGTCGGAACGAGTACGGACGGTGAGCAGACCTACTATCGGTGGGGCGAGTTCACGGTCACGATCGACGGCGAGCCAGCCGTCATCCAGGCGTACAAGGCCGACCCGAACGACGACCGGCTGTGGGTGCCCTTCCGCGACGAGACCAGCGGAGACGAGACCTACGGCGCCGGCCGGTACCTCGACCTCGAACCCGAGTCCCACCGAACGACCGACGGCGAGTGGATTCTCGACTTCAACGAGGCGTACAACCCGACCTGCGCCTACTCCGATCAGTACGAGTGTCCGCTCCCGCCGACGGAGAACTGGCTCGACGTACCCATCGAAGCCGGCGAGCGCGCGTACGATCGCCAACCGGATCGGCCGATCTGA
- a CDS encoding potassium channel family protein produces the protein MSLLRSRRIGYYLLLLGVTAAFFTLLYMYGMAAWEGRPRSWYRSLEVVFQSFTTTGYGEDAGWDTPQMNFLVIAMQLAGIGLILTAADVFAVPWLRRALTENLPTAAPDAAEHVILCTYSSRGEAFLAELDSRGRDAVVVEPDEDRARELHDAGRTVVHGDPESIDVLRDAGIERAAALVSDAADDTSASIVLTAREADPDVDIVTLVEDAQVADYHRIAGANDVLSPRQLLGESLAHQVPTSVTTTASGGVELGDDLELVELSVEPGSDLCQRRAGAVNLDDRFDVDVVGAWIEGAFESPIPPSVEFDEDVRLLVAGAPDRIAALREEVTSSVRSLSERRVIVAGYGEAGASAAATLEETAATVTVIDMEDGPGVDVVGDVRDRTVFQEARVEQASAVIVTVNDDTTAILATLVLSEVAPDVEVIVRADDTGSEPKLYRAGADYVQSLATVSGRMLASTVLDDETVLAFDARIDVVELPAGSLAGRTVTETDVRARTGCTILAVRRDDETITSFDPAAFEIEPDDAVVLAGTDESVHQFEELFLDG, from the coding sequence ATGTCGCTGCTCAGGTCCCGCCGGATCGGCTACTACCTGCTTCTGCTGGGCGTCACCGCCGCCTTCTTTACGCTCCTGTACATGTACGGGATGGCGGCGTGGGAGGGGCGCCCGCGATCGTGGTACCGCTCGCTCGAGGTCGTCTTCCAGTCGTTTACGACCACCGGCTACGGCGAGGACGCGGGCTGGGATACCCCCCAGATGAACTTTCTCGTGATCGCGATGCAACTGGCAGGGATCGGACTCATCCTCACGGCGGCTGACGTCTTCGCGGTCCCGTGGCTCCGTCGTGCACTCACCGAGAACCTGCCCACGGCGGCGCCGGATGCCGCCGAGCACGTAATCCTCTGTACGTACTCCTCGCGCGGGGAGGCCTTCCTCGCGGAACTCGACTCGCGCGGTCGCGACGCCGTCGTCGTCGAACCGGACGAGGACCGGGCGCGCGAGTTGCATGACGCCGGCCGAACGGTCGTCCACGGCGATCCGGAGTCGATCGACGTCCTGCGCGACGCCGGGATCGAGCGAGCCGCGGCCCTGGTGTCCGACGCGGCCGACGACACCAGCGCGAGCATCGTCCTCACCGCACGGGAAGCCGACCCCGACGTCGACATCGTCACGCTCGTCGAGGACGCGCAGGTCGCCGACTACCATCGGATCGCCGGCGCCAACGACGTGCTCTCGCCCCGGCAACTGCTGGGGGAGAGCCTCGCCCACCAGGTGCCGACGAGCGTCACGACGACCGCCAGCGGGGGCGTCGAACTCGGCGACGACCTCGAACTCGTCGAACTCTCCGTCGAGCCGGGGAGCGACCTCTGTCAGCGTCGGGCCGGCGCCGTCAACCTCGACGATCGATTCGACGTCGACGTCGTCGGGGCCTGGATCGAGGGGGCGTTCGAGAGTCCGATTCCGCCATCGGTCGAATTCGACGAGGACGTCCGGCTGCTCGTCGCCGGCGCGCCGGATCGGATCGCCGCGCTGCGGGAGGAGGTGACGTCGTCCGTCCGGTCGCTGTCGGAACGGCGCGTCATCGTGGCCGGCTACGGGGAGGCGGGCGCGAGCGCGGCCGCGACGCTCGAGGAGACGGCCGCGACGGTCACCGTGATCGATATGGAAGACGGACCGGGCGTCGACGTCGTCGGCGACGTACGCGATCGGACGGTCTTCCAGGAAGCCCGCGTCGAACAGGCGTCGGCGGTGATCGTCACCGTCAACGACGACACGACCGCGATCCTCGCGACGCTCGTGCTCTCGGAGGTCGCGCCCGACGTCGAGGTGATCGTGCGGGCGGACGACACCGGGAGCGAGCCCAAACTCTACCGGGCGGGCGCGGACTACGTCCAGTCGCTGGCCACGGTCAGCGGCCGGATGCTCGCCTCGACCGTGCTCGACGACGAGACGGTTCTCGCCTTCGACGCGCGGATCGACGTGGTGGAACTGCCTGCCGGGTCGCTCGCGGGCCGCACCGTCACCGAGACCGACGTCCGGGCCCGAACTGGGTGTACGATCCTGGCGGTCCGACGCGACGACGAGACGATCACGTCGTTCGATCCCGCCGCGTTCGAGATCGAACCCGACGACGCGGTGGTCCTCGCGGGGACCGACGAGAGCGTCCACCAGTTCGAAGAGCTCTTTCTCGACGGATAG
- a CDS encoding ZIP family metal transporter has translation MGPLGWILLTTVLISLFAWIGVLTLYLADHLVERLLLWLVAFAAGALLGGAFFHLLPRAIETRGELHTRGLFVALVVGFCFFYVLEQFIHWHHHHGTDHEHEPMTYLVLVSDGLHNFIDGIVVAGAFLIDVEVGLVTAFAIALHEIPQEIGDYGILVYGGFEKVRALVVNYLTALTIVVGGLVGYALSDVVGEPPVALLTFAAGNFIYIASSDLIPEINAEADVEHRLGYFLVFVAGLGVMYGIAAVNPLH, from the coding sequence ATGGGTCCGCTCGGCTGGATACTACTCACGACAGTCCTCATCAGCCTCTTCGCCTGGATCGGCGTTCTGACGCTCTATCTCGCGGACCACCTGGTCGAACGATTGCTCCTGTGGCTCGTGGCCTTCGCCGCCGGCGCGTTACTGGGTGGGGCCTTCTTCCACCTGCTTCCGCGAGCGATCGAGACCCGCGGCGAACTCCACACGCGCGGCCTGTTCGTCGCGCTCGTCGTCGGGTTCTGTTTCTTCTACGTCTTAGAGCAGTTCATCCACTGGCACCACCACCACGGCACCGACCACGAACACGAGCCGATGACCTACCTCGTGCTGGTCTCGGACGGACTGCACAACTTCATCGACGGCATCGTCGTCGCCGGGGCGTTCCTCATCGACGTCGAGGTCGGGCTCGTCACCGCGTTCGCGATCGCGCTGCACGAGATCCCCCAGGAGATCGGCGATTACGGCATCCTCGTCTACGGCGGGTTCGAGAAGGTGCGCGCGCTCGTCGTGAACTACCTGACCGCGCTCACGATCGTCGTCGGCGGGCTCGTCGGCTACGCGCTCTCGGACGTCGTCGGGGAGCCGCCGGTCGCCCTCCTGACCTTCGCCGCCGGAAACTTCATCTACATCGCCAGCTCCGACCTGATCCCGGAGATCAACGCGGAGGCCGACGTCGAACACCGACTCGGCTACTTCCTCGTTTTCGTCGCCGGCCTCGGCGTGATGTACGGGATCGCGGCCGTTAACCCGCTCCACTGA
- a CDS encoding universal stress protein: protein MYDDILVPVDDRDPSTVALGYALEVAAVHGATVDLLYVADTNKPSQVQYQGAVVDVLEREGERVLESARERAKASGVPVRDEIVQGDPRAEIVALAEGADLVVMGTHGRSGLDGYLLGSVTEHVVRKTETPVLAVREKGTRTYPPEAILVPFDGSPHARDALSLATAAAADAGATLHLLAVVDEPTFGDVGSSTGDDAARELLETAATEIDDVPVETYVETGAVPETIRTVATDVGADLVVMGTHGRQGVNERLLGSTTDRVLRSAPVPVLTTGSEADD, encoded by the coding sequence ATGTACGACGATATCCTCGTTCCCGTGGACGACCGCGACCCGTCGACGGTCGCCCTCGGGTACGCGCTGGAGGTCGCGGCCGTCCACGGCGCGACGGTCGATCTGCTGTACGTCGCGGACACCAACAAGCCGAGCCAGGTGCAGTATCAGGGCGCGGTCGTCGACGTGCTCGAGCGGGAGGGCGAACGGGTGCTCGAATCGGCGCGCGAACGGGCCAAGGCGAGCGGCGTCCCGGTCCGGGACGAGATCGTCCAGGGAGATCCGCGCGCCGAGATCGTCGCCCTGGCCGAGGGCGCCGACCTCGTGGTGATGGGGACCCACGGCCGGAGCGGGCTCGACGGCTACCTGCTCGGAAGCGTCACGGAGCACGTCGTGCGGAAGACCGAGACTCCCGTGCTGGCCGTCCGTGAGAAGGGGACCAGGACCTACCCGCCGGAGGCGATTCTCGTCCCGTTCGACGGCAGTCCGCACGCTCGCGACGCGCTCTCCCTGGCGACGGCCGCCGCCGCGGACGCCGGGGCGACGCTGCACCTGCTCGCCGTCGTCGACGAGCCCACGTTCGGTGACGTCGGCTCGTCGACGGGTGACGACGCCGCCCGTGAACTCCTCGAGACTGCAGCGACCGAAATCGACGACGTCCCGGTCGAGACGTACGTCGAGACCGGCGCCGTGCCGGAGACCATCCGGACGGTCGCGACGGACGTCGGCGCCGATTTGGTCGTCATGGGGACCCACGGCCGACAAGGGGTCAACGAGCGACTGCTCGGTTCGACGACCGATCGCGTCCTCCGGAGCGCACCGGTCCCAGTGCTGACGACCGGGTCCGAGGCCGACGATTGA
- the hemG gene encoding protoporphyrinogen oxidase, whose amino-acid sequence MTVGVVGTGMSGLALVRALEQRGEEVVAFEARDEPGGVVQSRAVDGRVLELGPQRLRLTPGIRSMIDAFDLHDRLRYGADDQPIYVYHDGELKVAPLSVREAITTDLITPLGKLRMLLEPLFGPPRPGETVDEFLVRKFGRQAARRYAGPLYSGLYGTDPRNMLMEYSLGRVLEKRGVERSILLKVLESIRSDRETPPIVSFDDGIGELVAALYEAHAESIRLATPVESIRPIAGNDDPGDDGEGDKDTRYALETADGTERVDDVVVTTPAPTAAELLEPVDGDLAATLDRFAYNPIGMVFLDSGFGGRGLGTLVPPDADDVSISGLTWNASILERDRLYTAYIDPLSYPPLLEATEGELGQIAAREFERITGAAADVIHVHRWEPGMPAYDRTWTAMDDLELPSGIHLCASYVGRPGIPGRIRNAERLADDLVGE is encoded by the coding sequence ATGACCGTCGGCGTCGTCGGCACTGGGATGTCTGGACTGGCGCTCGTGCGAGCGCTCGAACAGCGCGGCGAGGAGGTCGTGGCGTTCGAGGCCCGGGACGAACCGGGCGGCGTCGTCCAGAGCCGCGCGGTCGACGGCCGCGTCCTCGAACTCGGGCCGCAACGACTGCGCCTGACCCCCGGTATCCGGTCGATGATCGACGCGTTCGACCTGCACGACCGACTGCGCTACGGCGCCGACGACCAGCCGATATACGTCTACCACGACGGGGAGCTGAAGGTCGCGCCGCTGTCCGTCCGGGAGGCGATCACGACCGACCTCATCACGCCGCTCGGGAAGCTCCGGATGCTCCTCGAGCCGCTGTTCGGTCCCCCGAGACCCGGCGAGACCGTCGACGAGTTCCTCGTCCGAAAGTTCGGTCGGCAGGCCGCCCGCCGGTACGCGGGCCCGCTGTACAGCGGGCTCTACGGGACCGACCCGCGCAACATGCTGATGGAGTACTCGCTCGGCCGCGTCCTCGAGAAACGAGGCGTCGAGCGAAGCATCCTCCTGAAGGTCCTCGAATCGATCAGGTCCGATCGCGAGACGCCGCCGATCGTCTCCTTCGACGACGGGATCGGTGAACTCGTCGCCGCGCTCTACGAGGCCCACGCCGAGTCGATCCGGCTGGCGACCCCGGTCGAGTCGATCAGGCCGATTGCCGGAAACGACGACCCTGGAGACGACGGAGAGGGTGACAAGGACACCCGCTACGCACTCGAGACGGCCGACGGAACCGAACGGGTCGACGACGTCGTCGTGACGACGCCGGCGCCGACGGCGGCCGAACTGCTGGAACCGGTCGACGGCGACCTCGCCGCGACCCTCGATCGCTTCGCGTACAATCCGATCGGGATGGTCTTTCTCGACTCCGGCTTCGGTGGTCGCGGCCTCGGCACGCTCGTCCCGCCGGACGCCGACGACGTCTCGATCAGCGGCCTGACCTGGAACGCGAGTATCCTCGAACGCGACCGACTCTACACCGCCTACATCGACCCGCTGTCGTACCCGCCGCTCCTTGAGGCGACCGAGGGCGAACTCGGGCAGATCGCGGCGCGGGAGTTCGAACGCATCACCGGCGCGGCGGCGGACGTCATCCACGTCCACCGCTGGGAGCCCGGCATGCCCGCCTACGACCGCACCTGGACCGCGATGGACGACCTCGAACTACCGAGCGGGATCCACCTCTGTGCCAGTTACGTCGGCCGACCCGGGATCCCCGGCCGAATTCGCAACGCCGAGCGCCTCGCCGACGACCTGGTCGGCGAGTGA
- the hemH gene encoding ferrochelatase gives METGIVLLNFGEPATPDRETVLEYLTRIFYDNADLEAADSERAARDRSRELAERRLPSIMAEYEEIGGSPLQEQAIAQADALAETLADRGHDVTVRHAMQFTEPLIPDVAAELADDGVDHVVALPIYPLCGPSTTVASIDALETAIAELEDYDPAFASITGWHRVPAYNRLRADGIDAFLHEEGVSLDDPETAFVFSAHGTPTKYLDAGSRYDQYVEEHAATIARLLGLEDYHIGYQNHANRDIEWTEPETEDVVERLGDEADRVVVEPMSFMHEQSETLAELDVDLAEDAAAVGLDLHRVPVPHDDPRFATLLADLLEPFCADFDPAYYQLRQCECRPEPGTYCLNAGVQPE, from the coding sequence ATGGAGACCGGGATCGTCCTGCTCAACTTCGGCGAACCTGCCACGCCCGACCGCGAGACCGTCCTCGAGTACCTGACGCGGATCTTCTACGACAACGCCGATCTCGAGGCGGCCGACTCGGAGCGAGCGGCCAGAGACCGCTCGCGCGAACTGGCCGAGCGACGGCTCCCGAGTATCATGGCGGAGTACGAGGAGATCGGCGGCTCGCCGCTGCAGGAGCAAGCGATCGCACAGGCCGACGCGCTGGCCGAGACGCTCGCCGACCGCGGTCACGACGTGACCGTTCGCCACGCGATGCAGTTCACCGAGCCGCTGATCCCCGACGTCGCCGCCGAGCTCGCCGACGACGGGGTCGACCACGTCGTCGCGCTTCCCATCTACCCGCTGTGTGGCCCCTCGACGACGGTGGCCTCGATCGACGCGCTGGAGACCGCGATCGCTGAGCTGGAGGATTACGACCCCGCGTTCGCCTCGATCACCGGCTGGCACCGCGTGCCGGCGTACAACCGCTTGCGGGCGGACGGCATCGACGCCTTCCTCCACGAGGAAGGAGTATCCCTCGACGATCCCGAGACCGCGTTCGTCTTCTCCGCGCACGGCACGCCGACGAAGTACCTCGACGCGGGGAGCCGCTACGATCAGTACGTCGAGGAGCACGCAGCGACGATCGCTCGCTTGCTCGGCCTCGAGGACTACCACATCGGGTACCAGAACCACGCCAACCGCGACATCGAGTGGACCGAGCCCGAGACGGAGGACGTGGTCGAGCGCCTCGGCGACGAAGCCGACCGCGTCGTCGTCGAGCCGATGAGCTTCATGCACGAGCAGTCGGAGACGCTCGCCGAACTCGACGTCGACCTGGCCGAAGACGCCGCGGCGGTCGGGCTCGATCTCCACCGCGTCCCGGTCCCCCACGACGATCCGCGCTTCGCGACGCTGCTCGCGGACCTCCTCGAACCGTTCTGTGCCGACTTCGATCCGGCCTACTACCAGCTTCGCCAGTGCGAGTGTCGGCCGGAACCCGGCACGTACTGTCTGAACGCCGGCGTGCAGCCGGAGTGA